The genomic interval CCTCAATTACGCCTTTGGCATCACCCAAGTTTCCCTCAAAGATTACATTATCGGTTCCTTGGGGATGATTCCCGGCACCATCATGTATGTCTATATTGGTTCCCTAGCAGGCAGCCTCGCCACCCTAGGCACCCAAGCACAACCCACTAATCCTGCAATTGAGTGGACTATTCGGATCGTGGGGTTGATTGCCACTGTTGCCGTTACCCTCTACGTGACCCGTATTGCCCGCAAAGCCTTAGACGAAACTGTATCCGCATCTCCGGTAAAACCCCATGATTTCTGATTCTTCGGTTAACCTGTCCCCAATGGACGAATACAACCAGCAACTCCTCGCCCACGTCCATCCGCCAGACTGGGTAAACCCCACGCCAGCCGCCTTGTACGACCTCGTGGTCATTGGCGCGGGTACCGCCGGACTCGTCACCGCCGCCGGGGCCGCTGGTTTAAACATTGGCTTAAAAATTGCCCTGATTGAACGCAATCTCATGGGGGGAGATTGCCTTAATGTGGGTTGCGTGCCCTCCAAATGCTTGATCCGTTCCTCGCGAGTTGCGGCCCAAATGCGGGATGCCGAACGTTTTGGCATTCGTCCCCCCCAACAGGTGGAAATTGATTTCCCAGCCGTGATGGCGCGGATGCGGAAGGTGCGGGCCGATATTAGTCCCCATGATTCCGCCCGTCGCTTTCAAAATCTGGGCATTGATGTATTTTTGGGGGAGGGGCGATTTATTAAGCCGGGCCAGATTGAAGTGGCAGGGCAAATCCTATCCTATAAAAAGGCAGCGATCGCCACAGGCGCAAGGGCGGTTCGTCCCCAGATTGAAGGGATTGAAAGTGCAGGCTTTTTAACCAATGAAACGGTGTTTAATCTCACCGAACGCCCTAACCGCCTTGCGGTGATTGGCGGCGGGCCGATTGGGTGCGAGTTGGCACAGGCGTTTCAGCGCTTAGGTTGTCAGGTGATTTTGTTCCATCGCGGTTCTCATATTCTCAATAAGGAAGATGCAGATGCGGCAATGATTGTCCAGCAGGTTTTAGTCCGCGAGGGGGTGCAGTTGGTCTTAAATAGCCAGATTCAGCGCGTTGAGAAGACTCCTACCGGGAAGGTAATCCATTTTGCCACTCAAGGTCAGGATCGCTCAATTGAGGTGGATGAAATTTTGGTGGGGACGGGTCGCGCGCCTAATGTGGAGGGGTTAAATTTAGAGGCGGTGGGGGTTGAGTATGACTCGCGCCAGGGGGTGAAGATTAATGACTATTTGCAGACAACCAACCCGAAGATTTACGCAGCCGGGGATATCTGCATGAATTGGAAGTTCACTCATGCAGCAGATGCCGCCGCCCGCATTGCGATTAAGAATGTGTTGTTTGCTCCGTTTGGTTTGGGACGCTCTAAGTTGAGCGATCTGGTGATGCCTTGGGTGACGTATACTGACCCGGAAGTTGCCCATGTGGGACTTTACGAACGGGAGGCGCAAGAGCAGGGAATTGCTGTCAAAACGATTAAAATCCCGCTAGAAGAGGTGGATAGGGCGATCGCAGATGGCGAAACGGAAGGGTTTGTGAAAATCCACTATCGTCAAGGTTCCGATACGATTGTTGGCGCAACGATTGTGGCCAGTCACGCCGGGGAAATGATTAGTGAAGTCACAACGGCGATCGCGAATGGCATC from Desertifilum tharense IPPAS B-1220 carries:
- a CDS encoding mercuric reductase, with the translated sequence MISDSSVNLSPMDEYNQQLLAHVHPPDWVNPTPAALYDLVVIGAGTAGLVTAAGAAGLNIGLKIALIERNLMGGDCLNVGCVPSKCLIRSSRVAAQMRDAERFGIRPPQQVEIDFPAVMARMRKVRADISPHDSARRFQNLGIDVFLGEGRFIKPGQIEVAGQILSYKKAAIATGARAVRPQIEGIESAGFLTNETVFNLTERPNRLAVIGGGPIGCELAQAFQRLGCQVILFHRGSHILNKEDADAAMIVQQVLVREGVQLVLNSQIQRVEKTPTGKVIHFATQGQDRSIEVDEILVGTGRAPNVEGLNLEAVGVEYDSRQGVKINDYLQTTNPKIYAAGDICMNWKFTHAADAAARIAIKNVLFAPFGLGRSKLSDLVMPWVTYTDPEVAHVGLYEREAQEQGIAVKTIKIPLEEVDRAIADGETEGFVKIHYRQGSDTIVGATIVASHAGEMISEVTTAIANGIGLGKLSNAIHPYPTQAEGIKKAADRYKRTLLTAKAQKLLDLLAKLP